A region of the Chryseobacterium cucumeris genome:
CCACAGTATCTGTAGTTGTTACCTTAACTGCTGCTACAAATACTAATATCGCCTCATTCTATCCAAGAGAAATAATATTTACCAAAGTAAGTGATTAAGATGACAAAGAAAGCAATTGCACTCAACATATTAACTTTAACAGCCCTGGGAAGCCTGGGATATGCTCAGGTAAAAATGGGTGACAACCCGGAAAAAATTCATACAAGAGCCCAGTTACAGGTAGAAAGTAAGACAAAGGGAATCATACTTCCTGTTGTCGAAAATCATACCGAATTGCCTAATTATAATGCCTCTCATCCGGATTTATATGAGAACAACCCTAGTGATAATGGACTGGTATTTTATAACAAAGAAATAAAAGACGTTGTAAAATATGACGGCTACCGATGGCTGGCAGTTACCGAAAGGAGTATTAAAAATTATAAAAATCTAAGTATCCTGGGATCAAATGCAGCTGATCTGACTGTTGCCAATGTACTGGGAATTACCGGACGCCCCACTCTACAGTTCAACATTTTAAATGATGCTGACAGAAATAACATCAATAACCTTGGGCTTACTGTAAATAGCAATGGCGAGATTACCATTCCTTCTGATGGTTTTTACAGAATTAATCCTTCCGTAAAAACAAGCAGTGCAGGCGGTCTCTCTGTAGGAAATGCAGCTACAATTGTATCCCTGCAGGCGCTCTATGTAAATGCATTAGCAGATGGCTGGCAAAAAATTCATGAAAACAGTTTCTTACTTTATGGATTGGTGGTTACAGCAGGCAGCTCCAATTCTGTGAACAGCTTTTCTACCACCAAATATCTTCATGCAGGTGACCAGATCCGCCTAAGAGGCGGAATTCAGGCTGACACGGGTTTGAACCTCGGAACCGGAGTAAATTTTAAAATGAATGATAAAGACACTTATATCTATATCGAAAAACTGAACTAATATGATAAAGAAAACATATATATTCACACTTTTACTGATAGCATCAATATCCTTTTCTCAAGTCACAGTAGGCAGTAATGCAAGCTCAAGTGCCAATGCAATGTTCAGTGTAGTCAATAAGGAAGATAATGCAGCAAAATCTAAAGGGATGATGATCCCGACAGTAAATTATGAAACTGAACTACCTCTTTACAATGCCATTCAGCCAGATCACTTCAATGATGACCCAGGCATGCAGGGAATGATCTTATACAGAAAGGACATCAAAAGAGTGGTTGTCTATGATGGTGAGAAGTGGAAACCCACTTTTTATGAAAGCGGAGGAAGAACAACCCGCGCCAGTATGAATCCTGCAATGGCAGAAAGCGACTTCCCTTCTGTAACCTGTGTGCTTATCGGATGTGGAGAAAAAGATGTCCCGTTCGGATTTTATGACAATACACAGGATATGGATAAACTTGGGATCATTAATCCGCAGGGGATCGTAAATAGCAATTTCAACAACTTTACTTTTAAAGAATCAGGGCTCTACAGGGTGCTGATTAGTTTAAAAGTAAAAACTTCAGGGATACATGTCAGCCCGCCAACCATTTCTTTCAGAGCTTTGAAGAACGGAAATGTGCTTGCGAGAAATGATATTGCTTTAAATGAAGCCATATTAATTACTGCAGGAGCAAACAGGGTGGGAACCATGGAGTTTCTGTCTATGTTTGACAAAGGAGATCAGTTGAAAGTTCAGGTTTCAGGAGGAGTTTCTATTCTGACTGTGGCTGATGTCTATAAAATTGTTCCTACAGACGGAACTTTTATCAGTATAGAAAAACTGTAATTCAATAACAGAATAATAAAGAGGATGTTCATTGTAACATCCTCTTTATATAGTATAAAAATCTTTGTTATCATTACTTTTACATTTCAAAATCTTCAGATGGAAACTGTTTTACATTAACCTATTAATTCTTCCAATTGATTCAGTCCCATTTTAAAGCCTTCTTCAAATCCCATATCCATAAGCTTTTTCATCACTTCAGGAGAATGGTAATGGATATTGATGGTTACTTTAGTTCCTTCCTCCACTCCGGTAAAGCCAATCAGCCATTTTGACCTTGGGAAGTCTTCATTGATATTCCCTTTTTCATCACAGAAAGCACTCATCCAGTCAAGACTTCTGTGTTCTGTAATTTCTCCATATTGAGTTTGAGCATACATAGGTCCTTTTTCACCGTTCGGACCTACCATTGTGTACATCCAGATACCTCCTTCCTTGAAATCCTGACTTACCGTTTCACATTTCCACGGTTTAGGTCCCCACCATTGATCCAATAATCTTGCTTGTGTAAAATAGTTCCATACGGTTGAAACATCAGCCTTAAAAATCTTCATAACATAAGTACTTGATGCATCAAAATCTTTGTTGAAAATGATCGTAGATTCCATATATATTTATTTTTATTAAAGTTAGCATTTTATTTATTGAAAGGACTTTTCATATGACAAGTAAAAGATAATTCATAAATAATTGTTAAAAAACACTCTTTTAAGAAAAAAAAAACAATTTTTTGGCTCGTTTTTTGTTTATGTACTCTTAAAAAAATTAATTTTAACATTCATTTTTCCAAAACATATATATTTTAAATAATGAATAACAAATTCATCCCAATAATTTCAGTGTTTATGACGATCTCACTGATTGTCTTTGTAACGCTCCAATTTTATTGGTTGAAAGGCTATTACGGCGTACTGGAACAGGATTTTTCAAATAAAGTGTATGCGGTTTTGGAAAGTACTTCAAAAAGTATTGAAGAGATTGAAGCTGACAAATACCTGAATCAGGATTATAAAGATTTCAGAAAAAATATTCTTGCGAACAGCAAACAGCCATCTTTAACTACCATTCAGCAAGTAGAAGACTCCGGGACTCAAAGACAGATTATTTATTCCAAAAATATTATTGAAAAAACGCAGCTGCCTATTTCTCAAAAAGGAGATTCTATCAAGCTGACTACATTGTACACAGACGAAGCTGCTTATAAAATAAAAAGAGATACCACCAATCGCGAACTTTTAACGCAAGATATCAATCAGGAGATTGAGACGGGAGATTATTCCATGAAAGAGTTTGTGAAAGTATATGGAAACAACCTTCCTATTACTAAAAGAGTAGATCCGAAAACTCTTGACTCCGTTATTGCCAAAGAACTGAAAATAAGAGGTATCACTGCCAAGTTCGGATATGGAGTTCTGGATCGTAATAATAAGCTTACAAGCATTGCGAATAAGGCTTATAAAGAAAAGAAAGACAGTAATACCTACAGCTTTCCTCTTTTTGCCGATAAGAAAAATACTTTATACAGCCTTGCCCTGGTATTTCCTAAAAAAGAATATTCCCTGGCGATGAATAACTGGCCGATGCTTTTGGGAACATTCCTTTCTCTCCTTACCATTCTTGGGATTTATATTATTTCCATCAATTATATGATGAGGCAGAAAAAACTTGCTGAAGTAAAAACAGACTTCATCAACAACATGTCCCACGAGTTTAAGACGCCATTGGCAACTATTTCTGTTGCAACGGATTCATTGGCTAATGACAAAATTGCCACCAATCCGGATAAAGTAAAATACTATTCCGAACTGATCAAACAGGAGAATTTAAGGATGAAAAAACAGGTGGAAAATGTACTTAACATGTCCAAGCTTGAGCGAAATGAAGTGGAATTATTTTTAAAAGAGACCAACGTAAGAGAGCTGATCAAAAAAACAACAGAATCTTTCAATCTGATTGTACAGCAAAGAAACGGAACCCTTACGCAGAAGTTCACGGCCACTCAGTATAATTTTAAAATAGATGAATTCCACATCTCCAATATGCTGGTCAACTTACTGGATAATGCCAATAAATATTCTCCTGAAGCACCGGAAATACATGTGGAAACAAGAAATGAAGGACACTGGTATGTGATTGAAATTTCCGATAAAGGAATGGGAATGGATACACAGAATAAAACCAAAATTTTCGAAAAATTCTTCAGGGAAGAAACCGGAAATATTCACAACGTAAAAGGCCAGGGATTAGGTCTTTCTTACGTGAAGAAAATTGTAGAACTGCACAAGGGACAGATTATTGTAGACTCTCATAAAGGAAAAGGAAGTACGTTTACGATAAAACTGCCGATGAGCTAGAAAAATAAATGATAGATGATAAGCGATAAATGATACCGATTCTTTCACATCAGTTATCAATGATCATTCATCAATTATAAAGTTAAACCAAATATCAAAATATAGAAGATAGAGTGAGGAAGTTCATTCTTAATTGTTAATTTTTAATTATTAAAATTATGAGCAACAGAATATTATTAGTAGAGGACGATCAGAGTTTCGGGGCGGTGCTTAAAGATTATTTGACCATCAATAATTTTGAAGTGACTCTTGCCACTGACGGGGAGCAGGGACTTAAAGAATTTACAGAAAATGAATTCGATATCTGCATATTTGACGTAATGATGCCTAAAAAAGACGGATTTTCATTAGCGGAAGACGTAAAAAAGATTGATAAAAATACACCTATCATTTTCCTTACTGCAAGAAACATGAGAGAAGATATTCTGAAGGGATATCAGTTAGGTGCTGATGATTATATTACAAAACCTTTTGATACTGAGCTTCTTTTATACAAAATAAAAGCAATTCTTCAGAGAAGTTCTACCTTGGAAAATGAAGAACAGGAGCAGTTCAAAATCAGTAATATTTTCTTTGACTCTATGCTGAGACAGCTGAAAGTAGGTGATAAAGAATATAAACTTTCTCCTAAAGAAAATGAATTATTAAAACTTCTTTGCATCCATAGAAATGATTTCATGCCGAGAGATCTTGCTTTAAGAAAGATCTGGAAAAAAGAAAATTATTTTACAGCAAGAAGTATGGACGTTTATATTGCCAAGCTTCGTAAGTTGTTAAAAGACGACGAAGGATTGGAAATCATCAACGTTCACGGAGAAGGATTTAGACTTTTGGTAAAAAATTAATCCAAAAATCAAATTATAAGTATAAAATTAGCAAAACAATTGAAAATGTTTTGCTAATTTTGTTTCATACCCATGGATATGAAGAATACATTTATAGGTTTGATTGCCGTATCACTCTTAGCCGCATCCTGTAAAAAGGATGAAAGAGCTACTTACTTAAAAGAAGAAGCCAACGCTGGTCAGCCCAACGTAGCTCTAAATACCACCTCAAAAACCGCTCTGATGGAACAGGCAGGCATCCAGTCCAACGCTGCTCCTGCTCCTATGGCTACAGCTCCGGGAATGAATCCTCCACACGGGCAACCGGGGCACCGATGCGATATTCCGGTAGGACAACCTTTGAATGGGCAACCTTCCGCAGCTGCTCCTGCAACACAAAATGTAAATGTGAGCGGGGGCAATACCATCCAGATTGATCCAAATGCTATATCACCGGGAAAAATCACCCTTGATAATAACGGGAAACAGATAAAAACCGCACCAGGAATGAATCCTCCACATGGACAGCCTGGACACCGATGCGATATTCCTGTAGGACAGCCCTTAAACAGTAAGCCAGCTCCTGCGCCACAGGCAGTGCAAAATGCAGTTCAAGCAGCTCCAAGTCCGGCTCCTGCACCTGCAGCACAGAATCTCGCAATGGGAGAAAAACCGAAACTGAATCCCGCTCATGGTGAGCCATGGCACAGCTGTTCTCTAAAAGTTGGTGATCCTTTACCATAAATTTTGTATTTTTGCACAGATGAAGCTGTTTCACATACTTGCCATAGTTTTTTGTCTGGGAGTTTTTCTGATTCCCAAGGACTATTTCTATGCGCAGGAAATGCAGGAAACATGCTGTAAAGCAGAATCTTCCAAGAAAATGGACTGCTGTAAAAATCATTCTTCAAAAAAAGACAGCAAACATGATAACACAAAATCATGTAATGATGACTGCTGCTCATCATGCATTGCCTGCTATACTTTTATTGAAACCCCTTTTTCAAAAAATCTACGTCTGGAACTGTCTTATTACAAAGCGAATAAGAATCCTCAGTTTCAATATTCAGATCCTTATCTTTCAGACCGTTTGAAGGAAATCTGGCAACCGCCCAAGATAGGTTAATTAAATACCATGGGTTCATTATGCCTTATAATGAACTGTTTTTTAATTAATTAAAACTTTAAACAAAATGAAATTATATATTTCCAGGTTCATACTTGGTGCATTATTCCTATTTACACAATATATATCTGCTCAGACACTTTCAAAAAATCAGTTCAAGGTAAAAGGGAACTGTGAAATGTGCAAAACAAGAATTGAAAGTGCAGCAAAAAAAGCGGGTGCCAAAACAGCCGTTTACTCTGTTGATTTTCAAACACTAACCCTAGAAACAGATAAGGTATCTTCTGATGATATTCTGAAAAAAGTAGCAGAAGCAGGACATGACAATGAGAAATTCAAAGCTTCTGATACAACCTATGAAGGACTTCCGGGATGCTGTCATTACGACAGAGATCTGCAGCCTTCCCAGACAGAAACCCATCATAAGCACCATGCAGATGCTACTATTTCCCCTAAAAAAGAAAATGAATTCTACGTAAGAGGAAACTGTGCTTCATGTAAAGCCAGAATTGAAAAAGCATCCAAAGATGCCGGTGCCGATACTGCAGAATGGAATGCTGAAAAGCAAACGGTTACTTTACATTTTGATCCTTCAAAAACTTCATCAGATAAGATTTTAAAGGCTACTGCTGATGCAGGACATGATAATGAAAAATATAAGGCTTCAGATGCTGTTTACAATAGTCTTCCGGGATGCTGCCTCTATGACAGGGATTTTACTTTTGGTGAACCCAATCCAAAAATGCATTACGAAGAAGAAACAAAACATGAAGGTCGTAAAGACAATGAGACTTCATCTGATAAAGAAGATCATTCCCAGCACGAAAAAAGTATTGATGGTGTTGTGGTAACGGGTTCTAAGGCAGCAACAGCTTTAAGTAAGAAAGAAGCCGGACTTGTTTTTAATATTGATAAAAAAGAGCTGTTAAAGGCAGCTTGCTGTAATCTGTCTGAAAGCTTCGAAACCAATGCAACGGTAGATGTTTCTTTCAGCAATGCAGTTACGGGAACAAAACAGTTGAAAATGCTTGGGTTGGATCAGAAATACACGAGTTTGACAAAAGAACAGCTACCTGAGATCAGAGGTCTGGCTTCTGCCTATGGCTTAAATTTTATCCCGGGAAGATGGATTGAAAGTATTCAGCTTACCAAAGGAGGAAGTACCGTAACAAACGGTTATGAAAGTATCACAGGACAAATCAATACTGAGCTTTTAAAAAATGCCAAGACGCCTGAAACATCACTGAACCTTTTTTCTGACTTCAATGGAAGAGCGGAAATCAATATCACCAATGTTTCTCCTATCAACGATAAATGGTCGCAAACCTTTCTTCTTCACGGCAACGGAACATTTGGAAATACGGATATGAATGATGATGGTTTTCTGGACAGACCGAAAGGAACACAGATCAATGCAGCTTATTTGCTTAATTATAATGATCTTGAAAAGTCAGGATTCGGGTCTCATTTTGGAATTAATTTTATCAGAGATGAAAGAACGGCAGGACAAATTGGTTTTGATAAAAAACTGGGTCAGGACAAACAGCCTTTTTATGGAGTAGGAATTGATATTTCAAGATTTCAGGTCTGGAATAAAACAGGATATGTTTTTAAAGGAAAACCTTACCAGAGTATCGGCTGGATGAACCAGTATGTGTATCACCAACAGGATAGCTTCTTTGGATTGAGAAATTATGCGGGACAACAGCATACATACTATTCCAATTTAATCTTTGAAAGCATCATCGGAAACACCAACCACAAGTACAAGGCTGGTGCAAGTTTCTTATATGACGGATACAAAGAAACGTATTTGCTGGACGATATGAGAAGAAATGAAATTGTACCGGGCATTTTTGCCGAATATACTTTAACAGGTTTAAAATATACTTTGGTAGCAGGTTCCAGAGTAGATTTTCATAATCTGGCAGGAACACAGTTTACCCCAAGACTTAACTTTAAATATGACTTCACGCCTCAGACTATTTTAAGACTTTCTGCGGGAAGAGGATTCAGAACTGCAAATGTTTTTGCGGAAAGCCAGCAGTATTTTGCATCGAACAGAGCGATTAATATTCTGCCTAACGGAGGAAATATTTATGGATTAAGACCTGAAATCGCATGGAATTATGGAGCGAGTTTACAACAGGAATTTAAGTTATTCGGAAGGAAATCGAGCATTGTTGCAGACTTCTTCAGAACAGATTTCCAGGATCAGGTATTGGTAGATCTGGATCAATCTCCTCAACAGCTGACATTTTATAATCTGGATGGAAAGTCTTTTGCGAATTCGTTCCAGACCCAATGGGATTTCATGCCTGTCAAAAATCTTGAAGTAAGATTGGCTTATAAATATTATGACGTGCAGGCTGATTATATCGGTGGAAGAAGAGAAGTTCCTTTTATGGCGAAGCACAGAGGGTTTGTGAATCTGGCCTATTCAACCAATAAAAATGATAATGGCGGATTCTGGAGTTTTGATACGACTTTAAACTGGGTCGGAAAGCAAAGACTCCCTGATACTTCAACGAATCCGGCAGAATTTCAGCTCCCAACTTATTCGGAATCATATGCAGTTCTTAATGCTCAGATCTCAAGAAATTTCAATAAAAAAATCAGAGCTTATGTAGGAGGAGAAAACCTGACTTCTTATTATCAGAAAAATGCGATTGTAGATTTTAAAAATCCTTTCGGAAGCTATTTTGACGGAGGAATGGTATATGCACCAATTATGAAGGCCAACTTCTATTTGGGACTGGATGTGACGTTTTAAAAGCAGGAAGTTGGAGGAATGATGCTGGGAGTGCTATTAGCCTATAAAGTTATTATGTGGGATAAACTACTGGTAAACGCTTAATAAGATGACGTTTTAAGGAGGGAAGATAGAAGATAGAAGCTGGGAGTGCCTACAAGCGAGTAAAGTTTTATTTTATTGAGGATAAAACCTAAATACACAAAAACCTTATAGGTTTCAGAAACCTATAAGGTTTATTTTTTGCCATTAGCAGATAAAATTCACCAGTAATAACGAAGGAAATCCAAGAGTTATGAAAACTTACAGAGACTTCCTTCTTCCAGCTTCAAGCTTCCTTACCAATAAAAAAAATCGGCTTCAAAAATTGAAGCCGATTCTTTTTATTTTATCTTCCAAAGTCATCCTGTACTCTTACGATATCATCTTCGTCTGAAGGATTGGACGCATCGGTGTGCTGCCAGATTTCAGCTACAATTCCCCAGCCTGCAAGACCAATTAATCTGTGTCTTTCTCCCTGCTGAAGTTTCACCTGATCTTTCGGACCATATTCTTTCAGTTCTCCTTCTTCATCGGTATTGCTTCTTTTGATTCCTACCGTTCCTTCTACAACCTGCCAGATTTCGGCTCTTCTGTGGTGATACTGCCAGCTCAATCTTGCTTCCGGAGCTACGATAAGGATTTTCGGGCTTAGCTTTCCTCCTATTCTCAGGCTGTCTACATCAATCCCGTCAAAATACTGGTTGGCAAAATCCTGTGCCTGTGTTTCATCAATCACAAAAAATCCTCCCCATGGTCTTGTATCATCTTTTGCAGCAATAGTAAAACCTTGTGTCTGCAGCATATTCTCTACTCTCTCGAATATTTCTTTTTTTTCTGTACTCATGCAGCTATATTTTTAATTTAAAAATTATTTATTTGATTCTTCTTTTGACATTGAATATGGGAAATCTTTTTCCTGTGTACCTCTTTCTTTATTAGGTTTGCTATCCATTTTAAAGTCTAACACAGCACCTTTCATCAATTCCTTGTGGCTTAGCCAGTTTTTGGAATAAAGCTGTTGGTTTACATTCAAAGATTTTACATATAAATTTTCCGCATTGTTTTCAGGAGCTTTTATTTCAATTTTCTTACCATTTTCAAGGTGAATGGTGGCTTCTTTAAATAATGGTGCTCCCAACACATACTGATCCGTTGCTGGTGTTACCGGATAAAACCCAAGGGCTGAGAAAATATACCATGCGGAAGTCTGTCCGTTATCTTCGTCACCGCAATATCCATCAGGAGTGGCATGATACAATTTATTCATCACCTGTCTCGCCCAATATTGAGTTTTGTAAGGTGCACCTGCATAGTTGTACAGATAAATCATGTGCTGAATAGGCTGATTTCCGTGGGCATACTGACCCATATTCATGATCTGCATTTCTCTGATCTCGTGGATCACGCCTCCATAATAACTGTCATCAAAAACCGGAGGCAATGAAAATACTTCATCTAATTTGGCTTCAAATTTCTTTTTCCCACCCATCAGTTCTGCCAAACCATCAATGTCCTGGAAAACCGACCATGTATAATGCCAGCTGTTTCCTTCCGTAAAAGCATCTCCCCATTTGAAAGGATTGAAAGGTTTCTGGAAGTTACCATCTTTATTTTTACCACGCATTAAACCTGTTTCCTTATCAAATACATTTTTGTAATTATAAGCTCTTTTCTTATAAATATCAATTTCTGAAGCAGGTCTTCCTAATGCTTTTCCTAACTGATAGATTGAAAAATCATCATAAGCGTATTCTAATGTTCTTGCTGCATTTTCATTGATCTTTACATCGTAAGGAACATAGCCCAATTCATTATAGTACTTTAC
Encoded here:
- a CDS encoding response regulator transcription factor, with protein sequence MSNRILLVEDDQSFGAVLKDYLTINNFEVTLATDGEQGLKEFTENEFDICIFDVMMPKKDGFSLAEDVKKIDKNTPIIFLTARNMREDILKGYQLGADDYITKPFDTELLLYKIKAILQRSSTLENEEQEQFKISNIFFDSMLRQLKVGDKEYKLSPKENELLKLLCIHRNDFMPRDLALRKIWKKENYFTARSMDVYIAKLRKLLKDDEGLEIINVHGEGFRLLVKN
- a CDS encoding TonB-dependent receptor domain-containing protein — translated: MKLYISRFILGALFLFTQYISAQTLSKNQFKVKGNCEMCKTRIESAAKKAGAKTAVYSVDFQTLTLETDKVSSDDILKKVAEAGHDNEKFKASDTTYEGLPGCCHYDRDLQPSQTETHHKHHADATISPKKENEFYVRGNCASCKARIEKASKDAGADTAEWNAEKQTVTLHFDPSKTSSDKILKATADAGHDNEKYKASDAVYNSLPGCCLYDRDFTFGEPNPKMHYEEETKHEGRKDNETSSDKEDHSQHEKSIDGVVVTGSKAATALSKKEAGLVFNIDKKELLKAACCNLSESFETNATVDVSFSNAVTGTKQLKMLGLDQKYTSLTKEQLPEIRGLASAYGLNFIPGRWIESIQLTKGGSTVTNGYESITGQINTELLKNAKTPETSLNLFSDFNGRAEINITNVSPINDKWSQTFLLHGNGTFGNTDMNDDGFLDRPKGTQINAAYLLNYNDLEKSGFGSHFGINFIRDERTAGQIGFDKKLGQDKQPFYGVGIDISRFQVWNKTGYVFKGKPYQSIGWMNQYVYHQQDSFFGLRNYAGQQHTYYSNLIFESIIGNTNHKYKAGASFLYDGYKETYLLDDMRRNEIVPGIFAEYTLTGLKYTLVAGSRVDFHNLAGTQFTPRLNFKYDFTPQTILRLSAGRGFRTANVFAESQQYFASNRAINILPNGGNIYGLRPEIAWNYGASLQQEFKLFGRKSSIVADFFRTDFQDQVLVDLDQSPQQLTFYNLDGKSFANSFQTQWDFMPVKNLEVRLAYKYYDVQADYIGGRREVPFMAKHRGFVNLAYSTNKNDNGGFWSFDTTLNWVGKQRLPDTSTNPAEFQLPTYSESYAVLNAQISRNFNKKIRAYVGGENLTSYYQKNAIVDFKNPFGSYFDGGMVYAPIMKANFYLGLDVTF
- a CDS encoding SRPBCC domain-containing protein: MESTIIFNKDFDASSTYVMKIFKADVSTVWNYFTQARLLDQWWGPKPWKCETVSQDFKEGGIWMYTMVGPNGEKGPMYAQTQYGEITEHRSLDWMSAFCDEKGNINEDFPRSKWLIGFTGVEEGTKVTINIHYHSPEVMKKLMDMGFEEGFKMGLNQLEELIG
- a CDS encoding phosphoheptose isomerase, with the translated sequence MSTEKKEIFERVENMLQTQGFTIAAKDDTRPWGGFFVIDETQAQDFANQYFDGIDVDSLRIGGKLSPKILIVAPEARLSWQYHHRRAEIWQVVEGTVGIKRSNTDEEGELKEYGPKDQVKLQQGERHRLIGLAGWGIVAEIWQHTDASNPSDEDDIVRVQDDFGR
- a CDS encoding sensor histidine kinase, giving the protein MNNKFIPIISVFMTISLIVFVTLQFYWLKGYYGVLEQDFSNKVYAVLESTSKSIEEIEADKYLNQDYKDFRKNILANSKQPSLTTIQQVEDSGTQRQIIYSKNIIEKTQLPISQKGDSIKLTTLYTDEAAYKIKRDTTNRELLTQDINQEIETGDYSMKEFVKVYGNNLPITKRVDPKTLDSVIAKELKIRGITAKFGYGVLDRNNKLTSIANKAYKEKKDSNTYSFPLFADKKNTLYSLALVFPKKEYSLAMNNWPMLLGTFLSLLTILGIYIISINYMMRQKKLAEVKTDFINNMSHEFKTPLATISVATDSLANDKIATNPDKVKYYSELIKQENLRMKKQVENVLNMSKLERNEVELFLKETNVRELIKKTTESFNLIVQQRNGTLTQKFTATQYNFKIDEFHISNMLVNLLDNANKYSPEAPEIHVETRNEGHWYVIEISDKGMGMDTQNKTKIFEKFFREETGNIHNVKGQGLGLSYVKKIVELHKGQIIVDSHKGKGSTFTIKLPMS